A window of the Lagopus muta isolate bLagMut1 chromosome 1, bLagMut1 primary, whole genome shotgun sequence genome harbors these coding sequences:
- the LOC125696715 gene encoding uncharacterized protein LOC125696715: MTADLQDQTSSFLFTTSSTAASLATTNGRGAQTEHNPTMLSGTGSSPGVSGGSQATSAASTTLEPGTSSTGIATASGTVGSGSPVPSSAAATSSAASAGAGTVQPTTAQPQGQATAQIASTSQFTGSPLPTPAPTSALSKATTHASTGAIPTAAHLSGTTADLQDQTSSFLFTTSSTAASLATTNGRGAQTEHNPTMLSGTGSSPGVSGGSQATSAASTTLEPGTSSTGIATASGTVGSGSPVPSSAAASDSSSLAGSPPLPSSSTPSSSPENTEAGQTRTSQPSTAETSPRPASSAASAGAGTVGYISPTHISSLSLSTTSLHPSSLSNFIPSTSIKSASPEFCSPVTLSIQLENVSSTTIQFSWKPQGGRRDSPYLVHLWDGSIEMENRNLNETSTAFEGLVSDHEYQISVNVLTCSKNVSTSMTVRTAAKVFNGMTRITNEDFVPEYLNESSTEFKQFEAKFTEEIKKHLPPTILKLIEEEKMRIVINSLRNGSVIALFSIVLDEGENLTKTEISDAFIEALNMSTVLKADLKETVIEARNSCQPGLNDCSQNATCTAEGATYSCQCNEGFTDNSPQVPGRVCQLKQNPPSQQITTVPPESAMGGSTGTTTTSVFATTFTPGSCMPVLIKVENVTGEAIQLSWNSENGKRDSLYTVFLMDGIQEINKTTTNEATIIFKYLLPGHVYTISVEVLSCAENSRTSVSVRTDTVSCFNRTDFCLSQNHGCPDLKYIICSSYQSFACRALLKNQTFNNSLYDIDSGGYKAMSESIKTEIVSEMRIKLKDDHFDIMVLGFRPGSVIVDFISVLQKQEPVDVDIVQEYLSQILKSKFGDQTEVTVQSLSTGQLLPSTERSSSWKVAVIVLGVLFGVALVLIFLLILVYIWKKKRSGKYLIEPTGLLGNFVYKHL; encoded by the exons ATGACGGCTGACCTGCAGGACCAGACATCCAGTTTCCTCTTCACAACATCTTCGACTGCTGCGTCCCTGGCCACGACGAACGGCAGAGGAGCGCAGACGGAGCACAACCCCACGATGCTGTCTGGGACCGGGAGCTCACCGGGGGTTTCTGGCGGTAGCCAGGCCACCAGTGCCGCTTCCACAACACTGGAGCCTGGCACCAGCTCCACAGGCATTGCCACGGCGAGTGGCACTGTTGGCTCTGGGTCTCCCGTGCCCAGCTCGGCAGCTGCCA CGTCCTCTGCTGCTagtgctggggctggaactGTGCAGCCCACAACTGCGCAACCACAGGGGCAGGCCACGGCTCAGATTGCATCCACATCACAGTTCACAGGCAGCCCGTTGCCTACCCCGGCTCCGACgtcagctctgagcaaagccACCACTCATGCTAGCACAGGTGCAATTCCAACGGCAGCCCACCTGAGTGGCACGACGGCTGACCTGCAGGACCAGACATCCAGTTTCCTCTTCACAACATCTTCGACTGCTGCGTCCCTGGCCACGACGAACGGCAGAGGAGCGCAGACGGAGCACAACCCCACGATGCTGTCTGGGACCGGGAGCTCACCGGGGGTTTCTGGCGGTAGCCAGGCCACCAGTGCCGCTTCCACAACACTGGAGCCTGGCACCAGCTCCACAGGCATTGCCACGGCGAGTGGCACTGTTGGCTCTGGGTCTCCCGTGCCCAGCTCGGCAGCTGCCAGTGACTCTTCTTCGCTGGCGGGCTCCCCACCtctgccatccagcagcacgccaagcagcagccctgaaaacactgaagctggGCAGACCAGGACATCGCAGCCTTCTACAGCGGAAACATCCCCACGTCCAGCGTCCTCTGCTGCTagtgctggggctggaactGTTGGCTATATTTCCCCAACGCATATCTCATCGTTATCTTTGTCTACAACGTCTTTGCATCCCTCATCTCTCTCAAATTTTATTCCATCCACTTCTATCAAGTCAGCTTCACCTGAATTTTGCT ctcCGGTTACTCTCTCCATACAGCTGGAGAATGTGAGCAGTACAACAATACAGTTCAGCTGGAAACCTCAAGGTGGCAGAAGAGACAGTCCTTATCTTGTGCATCTCTGGGACGGATCTATAGAAATGGAGAATAGAAACTTAAATGAAACTAGTACTGCATTTGAAGGTCTGGTCTCTGATCATGAATACCAAATATCTGTGAACGTTTTAACTTGCTCTAAGAATGTCAGCACGTCGATGACCGTTCGGACag CTGCTAAAGTCTTCAATGGAATGACTAGGATTACCAATGAAGACTTCGTGCCTGAATACCTGAACGAATCAAGTACAGAATTTAAGCAATTTGAAGCTAAGTTCACTGAGGAG attaaaaaacatCTGCCACCAACGATCCTGAAATtaatagaggaagaaaaaatgcgTATTGTAATTAATAGCCTCAGGAATGGCAGTGTGATTGCACTCTTCAGCATTGTGTTGGATGAAGGAGAAAATTTAACAAAGACAGAGATTTCAGATGCTTTTATAGAGGCCCTTAACATGAGTACAGTACTGAAAGCTGATCTTAAAGAGACTGTTATAGAAG CAAGGAATAGTTGTCAGCCAGGATTAAATGACTGCTCACAAAATGCTACCTGCACTGCTGAAGGAGCAACTTATTCCTGTCAATGCAATGAAGGATTCACAGATAACAGTCCCCAGGTTCCAGGGAGAGTTTGCCAACTAAAGCAGAATCCACCTTCAC AGCAGATAACTACAGTGCCTCCAGAAAGTGCTATGGGTGGATCTACAGGAACCACAACTACTTCTGTTTTTGCTACCACATTCACACCAGGATCTTGCA TGCCAGTGCTCATTAAAGTTGAGAATGTGACTGGGGAGGCAATACAACTTAGCTGGAACTCAGAGAATGGCAAGAGAGACAGtctctacacagtcttcctcATGGATGGAAtccaagaaataaataaaaccactaCAAATGAGGCaacaataatatttaaatatctgcTTCCTGGTCACGTATACACAATATCTGTGGAAGTATTATCTTGTGCTGAGAATAGCAGGACTTCAGTGAGTGTCCGAACAG atacTGTTTCCTGTTTCAACAGAACTGATTTTTgcctatcacagaatcatggtTGTCCAGACTTAAAATATATCATATGCTCAA gctACCAATCCTTTGCCTGCAGAGCTTTGTTAAAAAACCAGACATTTAACAATTCCCTTTATGACATTGATAGTGGAGGCTACAAAGCGATGTCTGAAAGTATCAAAACAGAA ATTGTTTCAGAAATGCGCATCAAATTGAAAGATGATCATTTTGATATTATGGTGCTTGGATTCAGACCCGGGAGTGTGattgttgattttatttctgtactgcaAAAACAAGAGCCTGTTGATGTGGATATTGTGCAGGAATACCTAAGCCAAATATTAAAGAGCAAGTTTGGTGATCAAACTGAAGTAACAGTACAAT CTCTGTCTACTGGACAACTTCTTCCATCAACtgaaagaagttcttcctggAAAGTGGCAGTGATTGTCCTTGGAGTTTTATTTGGAGTTGCACTAGTgctaatttttcttctaatattgGTTTatatttggaagaagaaaagatcagGTAAATACCTGATTGAACCTACAGGACTCCTGGGAAATTTTGTCTACAAGCACTTGTAA